The following are encoded in a window of Sutcliffiella horikoshii genomic DNA:
- a CDS encoding sigma-54 interaction domain-containing protein, protein MQTHTLSKEMLIAILDGIDEAIHAVDKDGITIYYNKVAAGYDGMNVEEVLGKHLLHVFPSLTEETSTLLKVLKTKKPIYHENQRYENRKGQLLETVNTTIPILNGENLLGAVEIAKNYGHLNTLSNKLMDLQAKINKSEGAKKFLPFQATYTLDNFITDDPDCISMLQDAMLFASSLLPVVIWGETGTGKEIIAQGIHHQSLRKHGPFIAQNCGAIPATLLESILFGTEKGSYTGAVDRKGLFELATGGTLFLDEMNSMPLELQAKLLRVLEDGSIRRVGGTTTIKVDVRIITAMNESPETCVENGSFRADLYYRLNTCPIYIPPLRERPHDISLLLQKKLQTRISYLLPKVIEEIFGSYHWPGNVRELINTIEYVLLKSKSETISTKHLPAKLNKIKQRASTLKSLGSLRTELQKTEESMIRNAMDQTNGNVMKAAKILDIPRQTLQYKLAKLEEKSSATKVPEIRHAD, encoded by the coding sequence ATGCAAACACATACACTATCTAAAGAGATGCTTATCGCTATTTTAGATGGAATTGATGAAGCCATTCACGCTGTAGATAAAGACGGTATCACCATTTATTATAACAAGGTGGCAGCGGGCTACGATGGCATGAACGTAGAGGAAGTACTAGGAAAACATCTTTTACATGTTTTCCCTTCCTTGACGGAGGAAACCAGTACGTTGTTGAAAGTACTGAAAACGAAAAAGCCAATCTATCATGAAAATCAACGATATGAAAATAGAAAAGGGCAATTACTTGAAACGGTGAACACTACCATCCCAATTCTAAACGGGGAAAATTTATTAGGAGCAGTGGAAATTGCCAAAAATTATGGACATTTAAACACACTATCTAATAAACTGATGGACTTGCAAGCGAAAATTAATAAATCAGAAGGAGCAAAGAAGTTCTTACCTTTCCAAGCCACCTACACATTAGATAACTTCATCACGGATGATCCGGATTGTATATCTATGCTCCAAGACGCCATGTTATTTGCATCCTCACTATTACCTGTTGTTATTTGGGGTGAAACAGGGACAGGAAAGGAAATCATTGCACAAGGGATTCATCATCAATCTCTTAGAAAACACGGACCATTTATTGCGCAAAATTGTGGAGCGATACCGGCTACATTGCTAGAAAGCATTCTGTTTGGTACGGAAAAAGGCAGTTACACCGGTGCAGTTGACCGCAAAGGACTTTTTGAGCTGGCAACGGGGGGAACCTTATTCCTTGATGAAATGAATTCCATGCCGTTAGAACTGCAGGCCAAACTGCTGCGAGTCCTTGAAGATGGATCCATAAGGAGAGTTGGAGGAACGACTACGATTAAAGTGGATGTCAGGATTATCACTGCAATGAATGAGTCTCCCGAGACCTGTGTAGAGAATGGATCATTTAGAGCAGACTTGTATTATCGATTGAACACTTGCCCGATATATATCCCACCATTAAGGGAACGACCTCATGATATAAGCCTTCTATTGCAAAAGAAATTACAAACCAGAATTTCTTATCTGTTGCCTAAGGTAATTGAAGAAATCTTTGGTTCTTATCATTGGCCAGGTAATGTAAGAGAATTAATCAATACGATAGAATATGTCCTATTAAAATCAAAAAGTGAAACCATATCTACTAAACATCTTCCTGCAAAGTTGAACAAAATAAAGCAGAGAGCTTCAACCTTAAAAAGTTTGGGTTCATTAAGGACAGAATTACAGAAGACAGAAGAATCTATGATCCGAAATGCCATGGATCAGACAAATGGGAACGTAATGAAAGCCGCAAAGATCTTGGACATTCCTCGTCAGACCCTTCAATACAAACTGGCTAAACTGGAAGAGAAATCTAGTGCTACTAAAGTGCCGGAAATCCGGCATGCAGATTAA
- a CDS encoding GerAB/ArcD/ProY family transporter, whose product MGNKETISLWQLFILMLIFEMGSATVVGIGGEAKQNVWMAISLAGLIGVGYIYVLHFMLGRKKGYNLFALIEFCLGKWVGGAVSFLYIMYFIYISSRVLRDFGELIVSTIFIYTPIEIISITIMLTIVYMLNSGIEVMARTSEIFFPYVFLFTFLVGIFILMSGEIQFENLRPFLDEGIKPIFQAIFPSLLTFPYGELIAFAVVLPLVTKYKKAKGFAIASIILSTSVLVYSSVIQVMTLGHEMKERSNFPLLSAAREISLLDFVERVDIAVVFVVMYGIIVKIGVFFFGALKGLEHISNREYRKYLFPVGSIICLSSIIITDNFAEHIEEGLQIVPYFVHLPFQFALPLLLLVIVLIRTRKKSGKKRSEVEWES is encoded by the coding sequence ATGGGAAATAAAGAAACAATATCATTATGGCAACTATTTATCTTAATGCTTATTTTTGAAATGGGCAGCGCCACTGTTGTAGGGATAGGAGGAGAAGCCAAGCAAAATGTATGGATGGCCATTAGCCTGGCAGGATTAATAGGAGTAGGGTATATATATGTGCTGCATTTCATGCTTGGTAGAAAAAAGGGATATAATCTATTTGCTCTTATTGAATTCTGTCTTGGCAAGTGGGTAGGGGGAGCAGTAAGTTTTCTTTATATCATGTATTTCATCTACATTTCCTCAAGGGTTTTGCGGGACTTTGGCGAACTAATTGTGTCCACCATTTTTATCTATACACCAATTGAAATTATTAGCATAACTATTATGCTGACGATTGTTTACATGTTGAATTCAGGCATAGAAGTGATGGCAAGAACCTCTGAGATTTTTTTTCCCTACGTGTTCTTATTTACATTTTTAGTAGGAATATTTATTTTGATGTCAGGCGAAATCCAATTCGAGAACCTTAGGCCATTCCTCGATGAGGGCATTAAACCAATTTTTCAAGCAATTTTTCCTAGCCTATTGACATTCCCATACGGAGAGCTTATTGCTTTTGCGGTTGTATTACCACTCGTCACAAAATATAAGAAGGCAAAAGGTTTTGCTATAGCAAGTATCATCCTCAGTACATCAGTGCTTGTCTATTCATCTGTCATTCAAGTGATGACACTTGGGCATGAAATGAAAGAAAGGTCGAATTTCCCACTCCTTTCGGCAGCACGAGAAATCTCATTATTGGATTTTGTTGAAAGGGTGGATATTGCGGTTGTCTTTGTGGTTATGTATGGCATTATCGTGAAAATAGGAGTTTTCTTTTTTGGTGCATTAAAGGGTTTAGAACATATCTCCAATAGAGAGTACCGCAAATACCTTTTTCCTGTGGGTTCGATAATTTGTTTGTCTTCTATCATCATAACCGATAATTTCGCTGAACATATTGAGGAAGGTTTACAGATTGTCCCTTATTTTGTCCATCTTCCTTTTCAGTTCGCTTTGCCGCTTTTATTACTTGTGATCGTGCTGATCCGTACTAGGAAGAAAAGTGGCAAAAAAAGGAGTGAAGTGGAATGGGAAAGCTGA
- the ablA gene encoding lysine 2,3-aminomutase, translated as MKMDLYKPKRHWSEFELWKDVTEEQWNDWIWQLTNTIRTLEDLKKVINLTPEEEEGVKISTKTIPLNITPYYASLMNPDDPRCPIRMQSVPISKEIYKTKYDLEDPLHEDEDSPVPGLTHRYPDRVLFLVTNQCSMYCRYCTRRRFSGQIGMGVPKKQLDAAIAYIASNDQIRDCLISGGDGLLINDQILEYILKNLRAIPHLEIIRIGTRAPVVFPQRITENLCNILKKYHPVWLNTHFNTSIEITEESKLACEMLVNAGVPVGNQAVILAGINDSVPIMKKLMHDLVKIRVRPYYIYQCDLSEGIGHFRAPISKGLEIIEGLRGHTSGYAVPTFVVDAPGGGGKIAVQPNYIISQSANKVVLRNFEGVITTYPEPENYVPGRAEAYFGEIYSNMEDKRSNIGIAALMNDSQFNLVPEGLNRLNRRKDYETNPEHSSLKDKRDKRDELKEKKFQAQQKKYIVGEEENKSESS; from the coding sequence ATGAAAATGGATCTATATAAGCCCAAACGGCATTGGAGTGAATTTGAACTCTGGAAAGATGTAACAGAAGAACAATGGAATGATTGGATATGGCAGTTGACCAATACAATCCGAACACTTGAGGATTTAAAGAAAGTCATTAATTTAACACCGGAAGAAGAGGAAGGGGTAAAAATCTCCACCAAAACCATTCCTTTAAATATAACGCCATACTACGCTTCGTTAATGAATCCAGATGATCCTAGATGTCCTATACGGATGCAGTCTGTACCAATTTCAAAAGAAATTTATAAAACAAAATACGATCTCGAAGATCCTCTTCATGAGGATGAAGATTCGCCAGTCCCTGGCCTGACGCACCGTTATCCAGATAGGGTTTTGTTTCTGGTTACCAACCAGTGCTCCATGTATTGCCGGTACTGTACACGCAGAAGGTTCTCCGGCCAAATAGGAATGGGAGTACCAAAAAAACAATTGGATGCCGCCATTGCTTACATCGCTTCAAATGACCAAATCAGAGATTGTTTAATTTCTGGGGGAGACGGTCTTTTGATCAATGACCAAATCCTTGAATACATCTTAAAGAACCTGCGTGCCATTCCGCATCTTGAGATTATCCGGATAGGAACAAGGGCACCCGTCGTCTTTCCTCAACGAATTACAGAGAACCTTTGCAACATCTTAAAGAAATATCATCCTGTCTGGTTAAATACTCACTTTAATACTTCTATTGAAATTACAGAAGAGTCTAAGCTCGCTTGTGAAATGCTCGTGAATGCAGGTGTACCTGTAGGTAATCAAGCGGTCATTTTGGCCGGGATCAATGACAGTGTGCCAATCATGAAAAAACTGATGCACGACCTTGTCAAAATCCGTGTCAGACCTTACTACATCTATCAATGTGATCTTTCGGAAGGAATCGGACATTTCAGGGCCCCAATTTCAAAGGGACTTGAAATAATTGAAGGGTTACGTGGACATACGAGCGGGTATGCTGTTCCGACATTTGTAGTAGATGCCCCTGGTGGCGGTGGTAAAATAGCTGTACAACCGAATTATATTATCTCTCAAAGTGCGAACAAAGTAGTGTTAAGGAACTTCGAAGGCGTTATCACCACTTACCCGGAACCAGAAAATTATGTCCCAGGAAGAGCAGAAGCCTATTTTGGAGAAATTTATTCAAACATGGAGGATAAGCGTTCTAATATAGGGATTGCAGCACTGATGAATGATTCCCAATTCAATCTTGTTCCAGAAGGATTAAATCGTTTGAATCGACGCAAGGACTATGAAACAAACCCAGAACACTCTTCATTAAAAGATAAACGCGACAAACGGGATGAATTAAAAGAAAAGAAATTCCAAGCCCAACAGAAGAAATATATAGTTGGAGAAGAAGAAAACAAGAGTGAATCAAGTTAG
- a CDS encoding YozE family protein, producing the protein MRVKNGCECSLRKSFYHYLMKFRHALKKDDISIFANHAYDDHSFPKNSEDYHEISSYLEMNGQYLDSMSTFDKAWELYEEDV; encoded by the coding sequence ATGAGGGTAAAAAATGGGTGTGAATGCAGTTTGAGAAAGTCGTTTTACCATTATTTAATGAAGTTTCGTCATGCTTTGAAAAAAGATGACATCAGTATATTTGCCAATCATGCTTACGACGATCATAGTTTTCCAAAAAACTCAGAGGACTACCATGAAATCAGCAGCTATCTAGAAATGAACGGCCAATACTTAGACAGCATGTCTACCTTCGACAAAGCCTGGGAACTATACGAAGAAGATGTTTAA
- a CDS encoding Ger(x)C family spore germination protein, with the protein MKKRLCICSVLALLTGCWDKVELNEISIVTGIAIEKGENAKFRVTVETINAPQLSADQPGSGTPVITFQEEGNSLAELSERMNVGLSRKLIYSHTRIIVIDELLAKDGVGDVLDFLERTGEFRNDFNILISRGTKASDIVKTTYPLELVPSIKVHKQIEVYLEEWGGDPYVRLTDFISSLTSNGRHPVTSAVSIQGKPEAGKNIEQNSKTELDSTVVISGLSVFKKDKLIGFLSR; encoded by the coding sequence ATGAAGAAAAGGTTATGTATTTGCTCTGTCTTAGCGTTATTAACTGGATGTTGGGACAAAGTCGAGCTTAATGAAATTTCCATCGTCACAGGCATTGCAATCGAAAAGGGAGAAAATGCAAAATTCCGAGTCACTGTCGAGACGATAAACGCCCCGCAACTTTCCGCTGACCAGCCTGGTAGCGGAACACCTGTCATTACTTTTCAAGAGGAAGGGAACTCACTTGCGGAACTCTCAGAAAGAATGAATGTCGGACTTTCTAGAAAACTAATCTATTCTCACACTAGAATCATTGTAATTGATGAATTACTTGCTAAAGATGGAGTAGGTGATGTATTGGATTTCTTAGAAAGGACGGGAGAATTCCGCAATGACTTTAACATCCTGATATCTAGAGGTACTAAAGCCTCTGATATCGTAAAAACAACCTATCCGTTAGAATTGGTACCTTCTATTAAAGTTCATAAACAAATTGAGGTGTACTTAGAAGAATGGGGCGGGGACCCGTATGTGCGCCTTACAGATTTTATTTCCTCTCTTACTTCAAATGGACGACATCCGGTGACAAGTGCTGTTTCCATACAAGGAAAGCCGGAAGCTGGGAAGAATATTGAACAAAATTCGAAGACGGAGCTTGATTCCACTGTTGTCATCTCGGGTCTTTCTGTTTTTAAAAAAGACAAACTGATTGGGTTTTTATCTCGTTAA
- a CDS encoding 3-oxoacid CoA-transferase subunit B has translation MGMGGNIRNLIAKRAAKEIENGMVVNLGIGIPSLVPNHLPENIHVFFQAENGVLGMGSTPLPGEENENLCNAAGYPVSVRPGASYFDSALAFGMIRRGKLDITILGSLQVSEKGDLANWIVPGKRVPGMGGAMELSQKAKKVIVLMSHTDKFGNSKVVKSCSLPVTTPDCVNMIITDLAVFEIKKDGMLLTELMPGVNLEQVKEKTEATFTLSPAIL, from the coding sequence ATGGGTATGGGAGGAAACATACGGAACTTAATTGCCAAAAGAGCAGCGAAAGAAATAGAAAATGGAATGGTCGTAAACTTGGGAATAGGTATTCCGTCATTAGTACCCAATCACTTGCCTGAAAATATCCATGTCTTTTTCCAAGCCGAAAACGGTGTATTAGGGATGGGATCCACTCCATTGCCGGGAGAAGAGAATGAAAATTTATGCAATGCAGCAGGATATCCAGTGTCTGTCAGGCCAGGTGCATCCTATTTTGATAGTGCGCTTGCTTTTGGAATGATCAGAAGAGGGAAACTCGATATTACCATTTTGGGATCGCTCCAAGTTTCAGAAAAAGGAGATCTAGCAAACTGGATTGTACCGGGCAAAAGGGTACCGGGAATGGGTGGCGCGATGGAGCTTTCCCAGAAAGCTAAAAAAGTGATTGTCTTAATGAGTCATACTGATAAATTTGGAAACTCAAAAGTGGTTAAGTCGTGCAGCTTGCCTGTAACAACACCAGATTGTGTGAACATGATAATTACCGATTTAGCAGTTTTTGAGATTAAGAAAGATGGAATGTTGCTTACAGAATTGATGCCGGGAGTTAATTTGGAGCAGGTAAAAGAAAAAACAGAAGCAACCTTTACACTGTCACCAGCAATTTTATAA
- a CDS encoding spore germination protein → MGKLKKILLGESENISSTDKEIYSEEETSEPLLQSLKDNDEIIQKEFSLSIDFHYSTLVVGKRDAIAYYFDTLISKDRLTEEIFEPLVAAEGSDTVFQTGNLEEFRKEYFASVPYKFAENYHQIFWKLLNGYAVIVIDGIEKALCINLGSIEKRSVSEPSTQTIIRGPKDSFTETMNTNISLIRRRIRNPNLCFEQYRVGQDTKTAVVVGYIKNITNEDLVQEVKSRIEKVNVVGLFDSGNIEEYLTDKSMTPFPLTYNTERPDNIAANLIEGKVAVLVDGSPFALSVPTVFTDFFISTEDYYQPFFMASFIRLIRYVSFMLSLLLPSLYVAISTYHHELIPTSLLISVQAQREGVPFPAVIEILLMELTFEVLREAGVRMPRAVGQTVSIVGALVIGQAAVEAGLVSSVLIIIVALTAIASFVSPIYNFSIATRILRFAFILMGALIGLYGVLLLVVIMVIHLTGLRSYGVPYLAPVAPLLLEDQKDVFVRMPVWDNITRPSYLKPKHTKKTTDQGNNTGPSQDKGNFS, encoded by the coding sequence ATGGGAAAGCTGAAAAAAATTCTATTAGGGGAAAGTGAGAATATCAGTTCTACGGATAAAGAGATATATTCTGAGGAAGAAACTTCAGAACCACTACTGCAATCACTAAAGGATAATGACGAAATCATACAAAAAGAATTTTCACTTTCCATTGATTTTCATTATTCTACTTTAGTAGTTGGAAAAAGGGATGCCATTGCTTATTATTTCGATACGTTAATTTCAAAAGACAGATTAACTGAAGAAATTTTCGAGCCGCTCGTTGCAGCAGAAGGATCTGACACGGTTTTCCAGACTGGGAATTTAGAAGAGTTTAGAAAAGAATACTTTGCTTCTGTTCCATATAAATTTGCTGAGAATTATCATCAGATTTTTTGGAAACTTCTCAATGGGTATGCAGTCATCGTTATCGATGGGATAGAGAAAGCTTTATGTATCAATTTGGGAAGCATTGAAAAAAGAAGCGTATCAGAGCCAAGTACCCAAACAATCATCAGGGGACCTAAGGACAGCTTTACAGAAACAATGAATACAAATATTAGTTTGATCAGACGCAGAATCCGCAATCCCAACCTTTGTTTTGAACAGTACCGTGTAGGACAGGATACAAAAACGGCGGTAGTGGTAGGGTATATAAAAAACATTACCAACGAGGATCTAGTACAGGAAGTGAAGAGCCGGATAGAAAAGGTAAATGTAGTTGGTCTTTTTGATAGTGGGAACATCGAGGAATACCTGACAGATAAATCAATGACACCTTTTCCGCTTACTTATAACACGGAAAGACCAGATAATATTGCGGCGAACCTTATTGAGGGAAAGGTAGCAGTGTTAGTGGATGGAAGTCCTTTTGCTTTAAGTGTGCCTACCGTATTCACGGATTTTTTTATTTCAACGGAAGATTATTATCAACCTTTTTTTATGGCTTCTTTCATCAGGCTTATCCGTTATGTGTCATTTATGCTTTCTTTGTTGTTGCCATCCTTGTATGTAGCCATATCTACCTATCATCACGAGCTAATTCCCACGTCGCTCTTAATTAGTGTCCAAGCTCAAAGGGAGGGAGTGCCTTTTCCGGCAGTAATCGAAATACTTTTGATGGAACTTACTTTTGAGGTGTTAAGGGAAGCTGGGGTCAGAATGCCAAGGGCCGTTGGGCAGACGGTTTCCATTGTTGGTGCATTGGTAATTGGACAAGCAGCTGTGGAAGCGGGATTGGTTTCAAGCGTTTTGATTATTATTGTCGCTTTAACAGCAATTGCAAGCTTTGTTTCCCCTATATATAACTTTTCCATTGCTACGAGGATTTTAAGGTTTGCCTTTATCTTAATGGGTGCATTGATCGGGTTGTACGGGGTACTTCTTTTGGTTGTCATCATGGTTATCCATTTAACGGGTTTACGATCATATGGTGTGCCGTATCTGGCTCCAGTGGCTCCTCTCCTATTGGAAGATCAGAAAGATGTTTTTGTCAGAATGCCTGTTTGGGATAATATTACCCGGCCTTCCTATTTAAAACCCAAACATACGAAGAAAACTACTGATCAAGGAAACAACACTGGCCCATCACAAGATAAGGGGAATTTCTCATGA
- the ablB gene encoding putative beta-lysine N-acetyltransferase, with protein sequence MSTKSGKTIWIKNEAIYVGAYEDYYNKRLKIEDFRGNIKQIIERIEEWSKQPFVEKIIIKSRKENVSTLMERGFLLEASVPGYFLGGDGYFLCKYRKVDRYNSDRWCEEDSILDSVWQKKNQKDVLLDSNLTLRVAKTSDAQALSLFYKDVFPIYPVPIEDPNFIIEQMESNTLFMLLEEKGEIIAAASAEMNETYRNAEITDCATLPSKRKGGYMNTLIRELEAELVKRQIYCSYSIARALSFGMNAVLHNLDYTYKGRLKNNCYIFDKIEDMNVWSKDLSLNNAQKPAQNAEK encoded by the coding sequence ATGAGTACAAAATCAGGTAAAACCATATGGATAAAAAATGAAGCCATTTATGTGGGCGCATATGAGGATTATTATAATAAAAGACTGAAAATAGAAGATTTCAGAGGGAATATAAAGCAAATCATTGAAAGGATTGAGGAATGGAGCAAGCAGCCATTTGTGGAGAAAATAATTATAAAATCGAGAAAAGAAAATGTAAGCACACTGATGGAAAGAGGATTTCTATTGGAAGCTTCTGTTCCTGGATACTTTCTTGGTGGAGATGGGTATTTTTTGTGCAAATACAGGAAGGTTGATCGATATAACAGTGATAGATGGTGTGAGGAAGATAGTATCCTTGATTCGGTTTGGCAAAAGAAAAATCAAAAGGATGTACTGCTTGATTCGAATTTAACGTTACGTGTGGCAAAGACATCAGATGCTCAAGCTTTATCCTTATTTTACAAAGATGTTTTCCCAATCTATCCTGTGCCAATTGAAGATCCAAATTTTATTATCGAACAAATGGAAAGTAATACTCTCTTTATGCTTTTGGAGGAAAAAGGAGAAATCATAGCGGCTGCCTCTGCGGAAATGAACGAAACATATAGAAATGCCGAAATTACGGACTGTGCGACATTGCCTTCCAAACGTAAAGGCGGTTACATGAACACTCTCATTCGTGAACTTGAAGCGGAATTAGTGAAAAGGCAAATTTATTGCAGCTATTCGATTGCCAGGGCGCTTTCATTCGGGATGAATGCTGTCTTGCACAATCTCGACTACACGTATAAAGGAAGATTGAAAAATAACTGTTATATTTTCGATAAGATTGAAGATATGAATGTGTGGAGTAAAGATCTTTCGCTCAATAATGCCCAAAAACCGGCACAGAATGCCGAGAAATAG
- a CDS encoding peptidase, whose product MEQKLIKEWLGKNKGNAVKLLRKLIQERSIQGRESSAQAVVVEACRELGLEIDIWEPDIKEISAHENFVSTRDNFEDSPNVVAIWRGTGGGHSIILNGHIDVVPEGDMLQWDCDPYEGKVQDGKVYGRGSTDMKGGNVSLLLAINALKSIGVKLKGDVIFQSVIEEESGGAGTLAAILRGYSADAVLIPEPTNMKIFPKQQGSMWFRLKVKGKSAHGGTRYEGVSALEKSVVVMDKIKELETLRNNRVNDPLYKGIPIPLPINLGKIEGGNWPSSVPDLVVLEGRIGVGPEETLEDVKQELAASLRSLKEVDTWFETHPVELEWFGAQWVPGTVEVTHPFVKVIDHAYKEVVGKSAIVEASPWGTDGGLFTQLCNIPTVVFGPGTTEVAHYPNEYISIDQMMNAAEVIALVLMDWCGISEEA is encoded by the coding sequence ATGGAACAGAAATTGATCAAGGAGTGGTTAGGCAAAAACAAGGGAAATGCTGTCAAGCTCCTAAGGAAACTTATTCAAGAAAGAAGTATCCAGGGAAGGGAAAGTTCCGCTCAAGCAGTGGTGGTTGAAGCGTGCCGGGAACTAGGCTTGGAAATAGATATTTGGGAACCGGATATAAAGGAAATAAGTGCTCATGAAAACTTTGTATCGACGCGCGACAATTTTGAGGACTCCCCCAATGTAGTAGCAATTTGGAGAGGAACTGGTGGAGGCCACTCGATCATCCTAAACGGACATATCGATGTGGTTCCTGAAGGAGACATGCTGCAGTGGGATTGTGACCCGTATGAAGGTAAAGTTCAAGATGGGAAGGTATACGGACGTGGGAGCACAGATATGAAGGGAGGAAACGTTTCCTTACTTCTTGCTATAAATGCATTAAAATCGATCGGTGTAAAACTTAAGGGTGATGTTATTTTCCAAAGTGTGATTGAAGAGGAGAGTGGAGGCGCCGGAACGTTGGCGGCAATTCTACGAGGTTATTCTGCAGATGCGGTACTAATCCCTGAACCTACCAATATGAAGATATTCCCTAAACAACAAGGATCGATGTGGTTTCGGCTAAAAGTAAAGGGGAAATCGGCTCATGGTGGCACGAGGTATGAGGGGGTAAGTGCTCTTGAAAAGAGTGTGGTTGTTATGGATAAAATAAAAGAACTGGAAACGCTTCGTAACAATAGAGTCAATGATCCGCTTTATAAGGGTATTCCCATTCCGCTTCCTATTAATTTAGGTAAAATTGAAGGAGGAAACTGGCCATCGTCTGTTCCTGATCTGGTGGTTTTAGAGGGAAGAATAGGCGTTGGACCAGAGGAAACGTTAGAAGATGTTAAACAAGAGTTAGCTGCTTCGTTACGTTCATTGAAGGAAGTTGATACGTGGTTTGAAACCCATCCGGTAGAGTTGGAGTGGTTTGGGGCTCAATGGGTGCCAGGAACGGTTGAGGTGACACATCCGTTTGTAAAAGTGATAGACCATGCATATAAAGAGGTTGTTGGAAAGTCTGCCATTGTGGAAGCCTCGCCTTGGGGAACAGATGGTGGATTGTTTACCCAACTTTGCAACATCCCGACAGTCGTATTTGGGCCGGGTACAACAGAAGTTGCCCATTATCCAAATGAATATATCTCCATTGATCAAATGATGAATGCTGCTGAAGTTATTGCGTTGGTATTGATGGATTGGTGCGGAATCTCCGAAGAAGCATAA
- a CDS encoding Ger(x)C family spore germination C-terminal domain-containing protein translates to MPCYEEGNEEEDNFLDIRIIHSHSDVKTIEEASGVKIKVNISGEAKIQGTQCHQNLEKIKTYENHEDALNKYIEEKILATIQKMQHDYKADIFGFGEVYYRTSPKKFKKVEDEWDEVFSEAEVEVRADYRIKRSGIRNKSFLTDEPVSGQ, encoded by the coding sequence GTGCCATGTTATGAAGAAGGCAATGAGGAAGAGGACAATTTTCTAGATATCCGCATTATCCATTCCCATTCAGATGTGAAAACGATAGAAGAAGCTTCTGGTGTGAAAATAAAAGTGAATATTAGTGGAGAAGCAAAAATACAAGGAACCCAATGTCATCAAAACCTAGAAAAAATAAAAACATATGAAAATCATGAAGATGCCTTAAATAAGTATATAGAAGAAAAGATTTTGGCAACCATTCAAAAAATGCAACATGATTATAAAGCTGATATTTTTGGGTTTGGGGAGGTATATTATCGTACATCACCAAAGAAGTTTAAAAAGGTTGAAGATGAATGGGACGAAGTTTTTTCAGAAGCGGAAGTGGAGGTCCGTGCAGATTACCGCATCAAACGTTCTGGAATACGAAACAAGAGCTTTTTAACAGATGAACCAGTTTCTGGTCAATAG
- a CDS encoding YokU family protein, which produces MKCNWCESSQATSSSGTVYWELPDGTKAVTITETPSVICGDCGMEYQEETTLKEIEDQLFLINTKVLEAELSYKELMAKPRLLKRNYFDFSS; this is translated from the coding sequence ATGAAATGTAATTGGTGTGAAAGCTCACAAGCAACCTCTTCATCCGGTACAGTTTATTGGGAACTGCCCGATGGAACAAAAGCCGTGACTATAACAGAAACACCCTCTGTCATTTGTGGGGATTGCGGTATGGAATATCAAGAAGAAACAACTTTGAAGGAAATAGAGGATCAATTGTTTTTGATCAACACGAAGGTATTAGAAGCAGAGCTCAGTTACAAAGAACTTATGGCTAAACCCCGATTGTTAAAAAGAAACTACTTTGACTTTTCAAGCTAA